The Vitis vinifera cultivar Pinot Noir 40024 chromosome 12, ASM3070453v1 genome has a segment encoding these proteins:
- the LOC100262654 gene encoding sec1 family domain-containing protein MIP3 encodes MALVDVIKSCLDSINQISDHIEGATLYLDGGCTESFQFLGAFPLLLQLGVRAVCSLENMSPLDTVVDWKPNFDPVRKIVVITSRLLSDAHRYILRCLSTHQGVRHCTIFTSISEIAHSAYPDSPLGPDAFHEYESLLVLDYEELVKKCETKSRQSGDTSLLENLTLEDEGWSQLGPIEESISQIEARPSPRDLYQDNSVGRTEDVGQKLVVSVHHFPMILCPFSPRVFILPSEGAIAEAYLSTEHEDSLSPGLPPLSTGLPPDGDDIPPGATLTAHFLYHLTTKMDLKMEIFSFGNLSKTVGKILTDMSSLYDVGRRKRSAGLLLIDRTLDLHTPCCHGDSLVDRIFSSLPRRERTTSSTHIKGSQTQPKHRYGNLHRRPLDVQIPLGKILCEEDSTRDNFRLLESIEAFLCGWNSGSSDAQIVDLVNLSAKLHSEKSPQSEIELLSGSFVAMENFHGTPYLETILDRRMKDGTILVKKWLQETLRREKMTLNVKMRPGFATKSDLQPMIKALTKSQSCLLRNKGIIQLAAATLFTLDELHSSRWDVFTSAEKILSVSAGDTSQSLAAQIGDLINKSVLVGSHEQKNGKMEPSEGLLSFQDALLLTITGYILAGENFPTSGSGGPFSWQEEHLLKEAIVDAVLENPAIAKLKFLDGLTEELEANINKIKSEEAKEDSLDQLKLDDFDDDQWGNWGDEDADDNNNNNKGHVYGDMQLKLELRDRVDNLFKVLHKLSSLKRRNIPLREGPLALDNDFSGDPSTSKGLLYKLLTRVLGKYEVPGLDYHSSTVGRLFKSGFGRFGLGQAKPSLADQNVILVFVIGGINGLEVREAQEALSESGRPDIELIIGGTTLLTPDDMLDLLLGNSSYI; translated from the exons ATGGCTTTGGTTGATGTGATCAAGTCCTGCCTTGATTCTATTAACCAA ATATCAGATCACATTGAGGGTGCCACTCTTTACCTAGATGGTGGATGCACAGAGAGTTTCCAGTTCCTTGGTGCATTCCCCTTGTTACTGCAACTTGGAGTGCGGGCTGTTTGCAGCTTGGAGAACATGTCTCCCCTTGATACA GTGGTTGACTGGAAACCAAATTTTGATCCCGTGAGGAAAATTGTGGTCATCACATCACGTCTTCTGAGTGATGCACATCGGTATATCTTACGTTGTCTGAGCACGCATCAAGGTGTTCGCCATTGCACAATATTTACGTCTATCTCAGAG ATAGCTCATTCAGCATATCCTGATTCACCTCTGGGTCCAGATGCTTTTCATGAATATGAATCCTTGCTTGTTCTAGATTATGAGGAGCTTGTTAAGAAATGTGAGACAAAATCCAGACAGTCAGGAGACACTAGCTTGCTGGAGAATTTGACCCTGGAAGATGAGGGATGGTCACAACTTGGTCCTATTGAAGAGAGCATTTCTCAAATTGAAGCTAGGCCAAGTCCAAGAGATTTATATCAAGATAATTCAGTAGGTCGCACGGAAGATGTAGGGCAAAAATTGGTTGTTTCTGTCCATCACTTTCCTATGATTTTGTGTCCTTTTTCACCAAGAGTCTTCATCTTGCCTTCAGAGGGAGCAATTGCTGAAGCATATTTATCAACTGAACATGAGGATTCCCTTAGTCCTGGGTTGCCTCCATTAAGTACTGGATTGCCTCCTGATGGCGATGACATCCCCCCTGGGGCAACTCTTACTGCACATTTTCTGTACCACCTGACTACCAAG ATGGATCTGAAAATGGAGATATTTTCCTTTGGCAATTTGTCAAAAACAGTTGGGAAGATTTTGACAGACATGTCAAGTCTTTATGATGTTGGTCGACGTAAACGATCGGCAGGGTTATTACTCATTGATCGCACTCTTGATCTTCATACTCCATGCTGCCATGGGGACTCCCTTGTGGATCGTATTTTTTCATCTCTGCCCCGTAGGGAAAGAACAACATCTTCTACTCACATAAAAGGCTCACAAACCCAACCCAAACATCGCTATGGTAACCTGCACCGACGTCCTCTTGATGTTCAGATACCACTTGGCAAAATTCTCTGTGAAGAAGATTCCACAAGAGATAATTTCCGACTTTTGGAAAGCATTGAAGCTTTTTTATGTGGGTGGAATTCTGGTAGCTCTGATGCTCAAATTGTAGATTTGGTTAATCTCAGTGCCAAACTTCACTCTGAAAAGTCCCCTCAATCTGAGATTGAGCTTCTGAGTGGATCTTTTGTTGCTATGGAAAATTTTCATGGAACGCCATACCTGGAAACCATACTAGATAGAAGAATGAAAGATGGAACCATCCTAGTAAAGAAGTGGCTTCAAGAAACTTTGCGTCGGGAGAAAATGACTCTGAATGTGAAAATGCGTCCTGGTTTTGCCACAAAATCTGATTTGCAACCTATGATTAAAGCTCTGACTAAAAGCCAATCATGTTTACTGAGAAACAAAGGAATTATTCAGTTAGCAGCAGCCACACTCTTCACTCTTGATGAATTACATTCTTCCAGATGGGATGTGTTTACCAGTGCTGAGAAAATATTGAGTGTAAGTGCTGGAGACACGAGCCAGAGTCTTGCAGCTCAGATTGGTGATCTTATCAATAAGAGTGTTTTAGTGGGATCACATGAACAGAAGAATGGAAAGATGGAGCCCTCGGAAGGCCTACTCTCTTTTCAAGATGCTTTGCTTCTAACAATTACGGGATATATTTTGGCTGGTGAGAATTTTCCAACATCTGGTTCTGGTGGCCCTTTTTCTTGGCAAGAGGAGCACTTGTTGAAAGAAGCTATTGTGGATGCAGTTCTTGAAAACCCAGCAATAGCTAAACTGAAGTTTCTTGATGGTTTAACAGAAGAGCTTGAAGCCAAcataaacaagatcaaatctgAGGAAGCCAAAGAGGATTCTTTGGATCAATTAAAACttgatgattttgatgatgatcaATGGGGTAACTGGGGTGATGAAGATgctgatgataataataataataataaagggcATGTTTACGGTGACATGCAGCTGAAGTTGGAATTGCGTGACAGGGTGGATAACCTTTTCAAAGTCCTTCATAAGTTGTCGAGTTTGAAGAGGAGGAATATACCCTTAAGAGAAGGGCCATTGGCCTTGGATAATGACTTCAGTGGTGATCCCTCCACGAGTAAAGGACTGCTTTATAAACTTCTAACAAGGGTACTTGGCAAGTATGAGGTACCCGGGTTGGATTATCATTCCTCTACTGTGGGGCGACTTTTCAAAAGTGGGTTTGGAAGATTTGGCCTTGGACAG GCAAAACCAAGTCTTGCTGACCAGAATGTTATTCTGGTTTTTGTTATCGGAGGAATCAATGGTCTTGAG GTACGTGAAGCTCAAGAGGCATTGTCTGAAAGTGGAAGACCTGATATAGAATTGATTATTGGTGGTACAACACTTCTTACTCCAGATGACATGCTTGATTTACTTTTGGGGAACTCCAGTTACATTTGA
- the LOC100257519 gene encoding uncharacterized protein LOC100257519: MAALELLLSHARRHCTTRARASLLGFHRSLCSSSSSSSNPDPPQPDEPLKRSTESVPIQSVSYAMKPKDQSPPSPENPQPQTPSPQLPLPRRPRQPESDWGSAESRSMWTREDMRYVKDAPSISPVSYPTRVAPLPEDRVTAEAEEEVGKKESEEMEKERIRIEAENRIRRRVFRVEEEKAFPFPRLIKVEKKQEQKVILDLMDAIREVKANANRNFDETIEAHVRLGIDRRRSDMTVRGAATLPHGSGKVVRVAVFAEGTAAEEARAAGADIVGGDDLIDEIKNLHQGGGKLNFDRCIATPQMMPRLTKISRILRSLMPNANRGSVTVDIAKAVGEAKRGRVEFKMDKTAIVHVGLGKVSFSEKVLRENIGAFVNALLLAKPAGLKKTSKYAGYVNAFHLCSTMGPGFPVSIQSLSMAADHYNKLHAQ, from the exons ATGGCGGCATTAGAGCTTCTCCTCTCTCATGCTCGCCGCCATTGCACCACCAGAGCCAGAGCTTCACTTCTAGGGTTTCACAGATCTCTCTGTtcatcatcgtcatcatcatcaAACCCGGACCCGCCTCAACCCGATGAGCCCCTAAAGAGGAGCACTGAATCGGTGCCAATCCAAAGCGTTTCCTACGCTATGAAACCGAAAGACCAATCCCCACCAAGCCCAGAGAATCCTCAACCCCAAACACCGTCGCCTCAGCTGCCGCTCCCACGGCGGCCGAGGCAGCCCGAGTCCGACTGGGGCAGCGCGGAGAGTCGCTCGATGTGGACTCGAGAAGACATGCGGTACGTGAAGGACGCGCCTTCGATCTCGCCTGTGTCGTATCCGACCCGGGTGGCGCCGCTGCCGGAGGACAGAGTTACAGCGGAGGCGGAGGAGGAAGTAGGGAAGAAGGAGAGTGAGGAGATGGAGAAAGAAAGGATCAGAATTGAGGCAGAGAATCGGATTAGAAGAAGGGTTTTTCGAGTTGAAGAAGAGAAGGCTTTTCCATTTCCTAGGCTGATAAAGGTGGAGAAGAAGCAGGAACAGAAGGTTATTCTTGATTTGATGGATGCCATTAGAGAAGTGAAG GCTAATGCAAATCGGAACTTTGATGAAACTATTGAAGCACATGTGAGATTGGGTATTGATCGACGCCGAAGTGACATG ACGGTTAGGGGTGCTGCAACTCTGCCTCATGGTTCTGGGAAG GTTGTCAGGGTGGCTGTCTTTGCTGAAGGAACAGCTGCAGAAGAAGCTAGGGCTGCAGGAGCTGATATCGTTGGTGGTGATGATCTTATTGATGAAATCAAGAATCTCCACCAAG GTGGTGGCAAGCTCAATTTCGACAGGTGTATTGCAACTCCTCAAATGATGCCCCGTCTTACAAAG ATATCAAGGATTCTTCGTAGTTTGATGCCAAACGCTAAT CGAGGTTCTGTGACTGTTGATATTGCTAAGGCAGTAGGAGAGGCAAAACGAGGTCGTGTGGAATTTAAAATGGACAAAACTGCAATTGTGCATGTTGGGCTTGGAAAG GTGAGTTTCTCAGAAAAGGTTCTACGGGAGAACATTGGTGCATTTGTGAATGCTCTTTTGCTTGCAAAGCCAGCAGGCCTAAAGAAGA CTTCCAAGTATGCTGGGTATGTGAACGCCTTCCATTTATGCAGTACG ATGGGGCCAGGATTCCCAGTTTCGATACAGTCATTATCCATGGCTGCAGACCACTACAACAAGCTGCATGCCCAATAA